A window from Pseudomonas frederiksbergensis encodes these proteins:
- the ccoG gene encoding cytochrome c oxidase accessory protein CcoG, with protein MSNQIPVHDVTPAKNANTSVDLYASREKIYTRAFTGLFRNLRMMGGAGLFLLYFGTVWLNWGGHQAVWWNLPERKFFIFGATFWPQDFILLSGILIVSAFGLFFITVYAGRVWCGYTCPQSVWTWIFMWCEKVTEGDRNQRIKLDKAPMSANKFLRKLSKHSMWLLIGFVTGMTFVGYFSPIRELTIDFFTGEADGWSYFWVGFFTLATYGNAGWLREQVCIYMCPYARFQSVMFDKDTLIVSYDPRRGESRGPRKKGADYKAMGLGDCIDCTMCVQVCPTGIDIRDGLQIECIGCAACIDACDSIMDKMDYPRGLISYTTEHNLSGQKTNKLRPRLIGYAMVLLAMMGLLMTAFFMRSLVGFDVSKDRVLYRENAEGRIENVYSLKIMNKDQRDHTYVLEATGLPDLKLQGKREIKVAAGEIFSQPVELSSAPEKLPSSTNEVKFILKDADDDSVHIEAKSRFIGPQVR; from the coding sequence ATGAGCAATCAGATTCCGGTACACGACGTCACCCCTGCCAAGAACGCGAACACCAGCGTCGATCTTTACGCCTCTCGAGAAAAAATCTACACCCGCGCCTTCACCGGTCTGTTCCGCAACTTGCGGATGATGGGCGGTGCCGGGCTGTTTCTGCTGTATTTCGGTACGGTCTGGCTGAACTGGGGCGGGCATCAGGCCGTCTGGTGGAACCTGCCGGAACGCAAATTCTTCATCTTTGGCGCCACCTTCTGGCCTCAGGACTTCATCCTGCTTTCGGGGATCCTGATCGTCAGCGCCTTCGGCCTGTTCTTCATTACCGTGTACGCCGGCCGGGTCTGGTGCGGTTATACCTGCCCCCAGAGCGTCTGGACGTGGATTTTCATGTGGTGCGAGAAGGTCACCGAAGGCGACCGCAACCAGCGCATCAAGCTCGACAAAGCGCCGATGAGCGCCAACAAATTCCTGCGCAAACTCAGCAAACACTCGATGTGGCTGTTGATCGGCTTCGTGACCGGCATGACCTTCGTCGGTTACTTCTCGCCGATCCGCGAGCTGACCATCGACTTCTTCACCGGCGAAGCCGACGGCTGGTCGTATTTCTGGGTCGGCTTCTTCACCCTCGCCACCTACGGCAATGCCGGCTGGTTGCGCGAGCAGGTGTGCATTTACATGTGCCCGTACGCGCGCTTCCAGAGCGTGATGTTCGACAAAGACACCCTGATCGTTTCCTACGACCCGCGTCGTGGTGAAAGCCGCGGCCCGCGCAAGAAAGGCGCCGACTACAAGGCCATGGGCCTGGGCGACTGCATCGACTGCACCATGTGCGTCCAGGTCTGCCCGACCGGGATCGACATCCGCGACGGCCTGCAAATCGAGTGCATCGGTTGTGCGGCCTGCATCGATGCCTGTGACAGCATCATGGACAAGATGGATTACCCGCGCGGTCTGATCAGCTACACCACCGAGCACAACCTGTCCGGGCAAAAAACCAATAAACTGCGCCCGCGACTGATCGGCTATGCCATGGTGCTGCTGGCAATGATGGGATTGCTGATGACCGCGTTCTTCATGCGTTCGCTGGTCGGTTTCGACGTCAGCAAGGACCGCGTGCTGTACCGCGAGAACGCCGAAGGCCGGATCGAAAACGTTTACAGCCTGAAGATCATGAACAAGGACCAGCGCGACCACACCTACGTGCTCGAAGCCACTGGCCTGCCGGACCTCAAGCTGCAAGGCAAGCGCGAGATCAAGGTCGCCGCCGGGGAGATTTTCAGCCAGCCGGTCGAACTGTCCAGCGCACCGGAGAAACTGCCATCGAGCACCAACGAGGTGAAATTCATCCTCAAGGATGCCGATGACGACAGCGTCCACATTGAAGCCAAGAGCCGGTTCATCGGCCCACAAGTTCGTTGA